The DNA sequence GGCCACCATGAAAATAAGCCGGCTTGCCCTGGGCAGAACGCAGCGCTTTGAACATCTGCTTATAGAACGTACCCGCAACGAATTTCTGGAACGCTTCCTTCAACTCCGGCGAACTCTGACCGGGCTGCTGTAATTCCGACGGTGCCTGGCTGACAGGTGTCAGCAGAGAACTCTGTTGAATGTTGTTTTGAATTCCAGACAGGGGGGCCATGGCTGGTGATCCTTGTGAAAATGATTCGAATGAAATACCGGCTTCTTAGTGTTCATCATATTCCGCGTGCAGTTTTCCGGAACGATGCAACTCGCGGATAATGCTGATCACATCTTCGGTAGGCACGCGCAACTGATTCAACGCCTCGACCAGTTCCTGCAGTCGTTGCGTATTCTGCTGACCTGGCTGTCCATTAACCGGCACAAAGCCTCCCGGCAGCCCCCCCTCGGCCGGATTACCAATGCCTACGGTCAGATTCTTATGTGAGATCACCACCGGGCTGATTTCGACTTCGCCGGTGACGACAACGGTTTGTGATTTAGGATTGACCACCACCCGGGCCTGCTGGTGCGGACGATCGATGCCGACCTCCATCACAGCTGCAATAAACTCGACCGGTGATTCGATATACTGACGGGGAATCCGGATAAACACCCGGCCCGGCCCCTGGGCAATCGCCAGTTGACTGTTCCCTGCTTCAAAACTGAATTCGGCATTGATGACACGGGCGACTTCACTGGCAGTGTGAAAGCCTGCATGACGCTTATCGACAAGCAACGTAATCGAACGGGTCCGACGATCGATAAACGAAAGTTCGAAGTCCCGCTCCATCACCAGGCCGTTGATAATCTTCCCGGTTGCCAGTGAAAGTTCGTCTTCCAGAATCACAGCTCCGGAACAGAGACCGGCGAACACTTCGTTACCGATTTCCGGTGTCGCTACCGGTGCGACCAGCAGACGACCGCCCCGCAGACTTTTAGCTCCCAACATGGAACTGACGAAGCAATCCAGCTTCTGCCCTTTCCGAATTCCACTGGCAGGAATCGTGGCTTCAATCATGACCAGTGCCACGTTATTCGCGGCAGCCAGATCCTTGAGATCGACCACCGGATTATTTAAGTGCTTGAGTGCTGCGGCCAGGCTGCGGATCGTCGGCAGATTCTTGGGCCCATCTCCCGTCCCGTCGAGCCCGACTACCAACCCCATGCCTGTGAGCTTAATCTCCCGCATGCCATACACGCTGCAGA is a window from the Gimesia benthica genome containing:
- a CDS encoding rod-binding protein, yielding MAPLSGIQNNIQQSSLLTPVSQAPSELQQPGQSSPELKEAFQKFVAGTFYKQMFKALRSAQGKPAYFHGGQAEEMFQSQLDQQISEDLASQEGNAFSDTLFSSFSRQLNAQSMESINAVSGVTL
- a CDS encoding flagellar basal body P-ring protein FlgI, coding for MSARFFQSVIVCLLFLGMLTCSQQELQARTRVENICSVYGMREIKLTGMGLVVGLDGTGDGPKNLPTIRSLAAALKHLNNPVVDLKDLAAANNVALVMIEATIPASGIRKGQKLDCFVSSMLGAKSLRGGRLLVAPVATPEIGNEVFAGLCSGAVILEDELSLATGKIINGLVMERDFELSFIDRRTRSITLLVDKRHAGFHTASEVARVINAEFSFEAGNSQLAIAQGPGRVFIRIPRQYIESPVEFIAAVMEVGIDRPHQQARVVVNPKSQTVVVTGEVEISPVVISHKNLTVGIGNPAEGGLPGGFVPVNGQPGQQNTQRLQELVEALNQLRVPTEDVISIIRELHRSGKLHAEYDEH